Proteins from one Haliaeetus albicilla chromosome 4, bHalAlb1.1, whole genome shotgun sequence genomic window:
- the STK17B gene encoding serine/threonine-protein kinase 17B isoform X2, which yields MFSLLFCRGRCAVVRKCIAKSTGQEYAAKFLKKRRRGQDCKAEILHEIAVLELMKSNPRIVNLHEVYETANDIILVLEYAAGGEIFDLCVPDLDDRIGERDIVRLIRQILEGLCCLHENNIVHLDLKPQNILLSSVNPLGDVKIVDFGMSRKLENCSELRQIMGTTEYLAPEILNYDPITTATDMWNIGVISYMLLTQESPFVGADNQETYLNISQVNVDYSEETFSSVSQPAKDFIQKLLTKNPEERPTAEACLSHLWLQQGEFILLCSPEETCCSSLMPGHTTKCTEERNVKSNCNGTSSNKEDKENIPEDSSTVSKRFRFDESLQYPQDFMTDFVC from the exons atgttttcccttttattttgtagAGGAAGATGTGCTGTGGTTAGAAAATGTATAGCTAAATCCACAGGCCAAGAGTATGCAGCtaaatttttgaagaaaagaagaagaggcCAAGACTGCAAAGCAGAGATTCTTCACGAAATTGCTGTGCTTGAATTAATGAAATCTAATCCTCGCATAGTTAATCTCCATGAAGTCTATGAAACAGCAAATGACATCATTTTAGTGTTGGAATA tgctgctggaggagaaatATTTGACTTGTGTGTCCCAGATCTGGATGACAGAATTGGTGAAAGGGATATTGTAAGACTTATAAGACAAATACTTGAAGGACTTTGCTGCTTGCATGAAAACAATATTGTTCATCTTGATTTAAAG cctcaaaatattttgctcagCAGTGTCAATCCTCTTGGTGATGTAAAAATTGTAGATTTTGGTATGTCTCGGAAGCTTGAGAATTGTAGTGAACTTCGCCAGATCATGGGAACAACAGAGTATCTAG CTCCAGAAATCTTAAACTACGATCCTATTACCACAGCTACAGATATGTG GAACATAGGCGTAATTTCGTACATGCTGCTGACACAAGAATCTCCATTTGTGGGAGCTGATAATCAAGAAACTTACCTTAATATATCTCAAGTTAATGTGGATTACTCAGAAGAAACGTTTTCGTCGGTTTCACAGCCTGCCAAAGACTTCATTCAAAAACTTCTCACAAAAAATCCGGA GGAAAGACCCACAGCAGAGGCCTGTCTTTCTCATTTGTGGTTGCAGCAAGGGGAGTTCATACTCCTGTGTAGCCCTGAAGAAACctgttgctcttctctgatGCCAGGACACACAACAAAATGCACAGAAGAGCGAAATGTAAAATCCAATTGTAATGGTACCTCTAGCAATaaggaagacaaagaaaacattccAGAGGACAGCAGTACAGTCTCCAAACGTTTCCGTTTTGATGAATCATTGCAGTATCCCCAAGACTTCATGACAGACTTCGTATGTTAA
- the STK17B gene encoding serine/threonine-protein kinase 17B isoform X1, with protein MSRRKLENKSFSGLLATSLQTQIKTDNFHNFYMLESKELGRGRCAVVRKCIAKSTGQEYAAKFLKKRRRGQDCKAEILHEIAVLELMKSNPRIVNLHEVYETANDIILVLEYAAGGEIFDLCVPDLDDRIGERDIVRLIRQILEGLCCLHENNIVHLDLKPQNILLSSVNPLGDVKIVDFGMSRKLENCSELRQIMGTTEYLAPEILNYDPITTATDMWNIGVISYMLLTQESPFVGADNQETYLNISQVNVDYSEETFSSVSQPAKDFIQKLLTKNPEERPTAEACLSHLWLQQGEFILLCSPEETCCSSLMPGHTTKCTEERNVKSNCNGTSSNKEDKENIPEDSSTVSKRFRFDESLQYPQDFMTDFVC; from the exons ATGTCGAGGAGAAAGTTGGagaataaaagcttttctggCTTGTTAGCCACATCTCTGCAGACACAAATCAAGACAGACAATTTCCACAATTTTTATATGCTTGAATCAAAAGAGCTAGGAAG AGGAAGATGTGCTGTGGTTAGAAAATGTATAGCTAAATCCACAGGCCAAGAGTATGCAGCtaaatttttgaagaaaagaagaagaggcCAAGACTGCAAAGCAGAGATTCTTCACGAAATTGCTGTGCTTGAATTAATGAAATCTAATCCTCGCATAGTTAATCTCCATGAAGTCTATGAAACAGCAAATGACATCATTTTAGTGTTGGAATA tgctgctggaggagaaatATTTGACTTGTGTGTCCCAGATCTGGATGACAGAATTGGTGAAAGGGATATTGTAAGACTTATAAGACAAATACTTGAAGGACTTTGCTGCTTGCATGAAAACAATATTGTTCATCTTGATTTAAAG cctcaaaatattttgctcagCAGTGTCAATCCTCTTGGTGATGTAAAAATTGTAGATTTTGGTATGTCTCGGAAGCTTGAGAATTGTAGTGAACTTCGCCAGATCATGGGAACAACAGAGTATCTAG CTCCAGAAATCTTAAACTACGATCCTATTACCACAGCTACAGATATGTG GAACATAGGCGTAATTTCGTACATGCTGCTGACACAAGAATCTCCATTTGTGGGAGCTGATAATCAAGAAACTTACCTTAATATATCTCAAGTTAATGTGGATTACTCAGAAGAAACGTTTTCGTCGGTTTCACAGCCTGCCAAAGACTTCATTCAAAAACTTCTCACAAAAAATCCGGA GGAAAGACCCACAGCAGAGGCCTGTCTTTCTCATTTGTGGTTGCAGCAAGGGGAGTTCATACTCCTGTGTAGCCCTGAAGAAACctgttgctcttctctgatGCCAGGACACACAACAAAATGCACAGAAGAGCGAAATGTAAAATCCAATTGTAATGGTACCTCTAGCAATaaggaagacaaagaaaacattccAGAGGACAGCAGTACAGTCTCCAAACGTTTCCGTTTTGATGAATCATTGCAGTATCCCCAAGACTTCATGACAGACTTCGTATGTTAA